One genomic segment of Nonomuraea coxensis DSM 45129 includes these proteins:
- a CDS encoding glutamate ABC transporter substrate-binding protein, translating into MTGSRNALAALLCLVLCLVPAGCGQAGPFPEGSTMARIRDRGVLVVGIKFDQPMFGYKDPATGRIIGFDAEIARLVARDLTGSERNIRFVETVTRERENFISQGIVDLVIATYSITPARARLVTFTDPYYYAGQDLLIRAGDTRIRGVADLDGRTVCTAIGSTSADRLRAEVSGARLEIVDTYSVCVPALLSGRVDALSTDDTILLGLQAQHPDALRLVGKPFGREPYGIGVRKDDLVFRDHLNGLIARWLAGGEWERAYRDTIGVSGATSESSKPSAR; encoded by the coding sequence ATGACCGGTTCGAGGAATGCGCTCGCCGCGCTGCTGTGTCTCGTGCTGTGCCTGGTGCCGGCGGGCTGCGGCCAGGCCGGCCCGTTCCCCGAGGGCTCGACCATGGCCCGCATCAGGGACCGGGGCGTCCTGGTGGTGGGGATCAAGTTCGACCAGCCCATGTTCGGCTACAAGGACCCCGCCACCGGGCGGATCATCGGCTTCGACGCCGAGATCGCCCGGCTGGTGGCCCGCGACCTCACCGGCAGCGAACGCAACATCCGCTTCGTCGAGACCGTCACCCGCGAGCGGGAGAACTTCATCTCCCAGGGCATCGTGGACCTGGTCATCGCCACCTACTCGATCACCCCGGCCCGCGCCCGCCTGGTGACCTTCACCGACCCGTACTACTACGCGGGCCAGGACCTGCTCATCCGGGCGGGCGACACCCGCATCCGCGGCGTGGCGGACCTCGACGGCAGGACCGTCTGCACGGCGATCGGCTCCACCTCCGCGGACCGGCTGCGCGCCGAGGTGTCCGGGGCCCGCCTGGAGATCGTGGACACCTACAGCGTGTGCGTGCCGGCCCTGCTGTCCGGCCGCGTGGACGCGCTCAGCACCGACGACACGATCCTGCTCGGCCTCCAGGCGCAGCATCCCGACGCGCTGCGGCTGGTCGGCAAGCCGTTCGGGCGCGAGCCGTACGGGATCGGCGTCCGCAAGGACGACCTGGTCTTCCGCGACCACCTCAACGGCCTGATCGCCCGCTGGCTGGCCGGCGGCGAGTGGGAGCGCGCCTACCGGGACACGATCGGCGTGTCCGGGGCGACGTCGGAGAGCTCCAAGCC
- a CDS encoding response regulator: protein MPQSRDITVLIVDDDPVVTAALQAQVNRVLGFRVVGIAHSGHAALAAAARFAPRLVLLDLHLPDLPGLEVAHRLRRPEQPPADVIVISGRKESATVRAAIQRGALYYLVKPTRTGILEQTLLRYAATAEQLEASGRFAEQQEIDRIFRSLHTDQPFRPKSISAATEQAVLDALADVAEDVSAHELAASIGVSRATARRYLEHLVDRGLVETRPRYGPTGRPQHRYRAR from the coding sequence GTGCCTCAGTCCAGGGACATCACCGTACTCATCGTGGACGACGACCCGGTCGTGACGGCCGCTTTGCAGGCGCAGGTCAACCGGGTGCTCGGGTTCAGAGTGGTGGGCATCGCCCACAGCGGCCACGCGGCGCTCGCCGCCGCCGCCCGGTTCGCGCCACGCCTGGTCCTGCTCGACCTGCACCTGCCGGACCTGCCGGGGCTGGAGGTGGCGCACCGGCTGAGACGCCCGGAGCAGCCGCCGGCCGACGTCATCGTGATCTCCGGCCGCAAGGAGTCGGCGACCGTGCGCGCCGCCATCCAGCGTGGCGCCCTGTACTACCTGGTCAAGCCCACCCGCACCGGCATCCTGGAGCAGACGCTGCTGCGCTACGCGGCCACCGCCGAGCAACTGGAGGCGAGCGGGCGCTTCGCCGAGCAGCAGGAGATCGACCGGATCTTCCGCTCCCTCCACACCGACCAGCCGTTCCGCCCGAAGAGCATCTCCGCGGCCACCGAGCAGGCGGTGCTGGACGCGCTGGCCGACGTCGCGGAGGACGTCTCGGCGCACGAGCTGGCCGCCAGCATCGGCGTCAGCCGCGCCACCGCCCGCCGCTACCTGGAGCACCTGGTCGACCGGGGGCTGGTGGAGACCCGGCCGAGGTACGGTCCCACCGGCCGGCCCCAGCACCGTTACCGAGCCAGATGA